A section of the Tachysurus fulvidraco isolate hzauxx_2018 chromosome 7, HZAU_PFXX_2.0, whole genome shotgun sequence genome encodes:
- the olah gene encoding S-acyl fatty acid synthase thioesterase, medium chain isoform X1: MDKVINCFSKRPEAVWRLICFPWAGGGSIHYARWERLLNQSIEALLHILAAVYSVRLPGRESRGREPFFQNMQQILDEVLGVLLPELKEKPFAVFGHSFGAMISYAFTEYVQKVYNLQPVHVFLSGASAPYSEIRLQSPNRSHLSDEEFLQWMISLGGTPPEILANPEALKLFLPALRSDLNVVENYRCSRPTSPFLSCPVSCFDGKEDLQHDLQAFKAMTSGDFTVQMLPGSHFYLKDTANEKVILDYITKHLETAEMAYL, from the exons AAAGTCATTAACTGTTTCAGTAAAAGGCCCGAGGCTGTATGGAGGCTGATCTGTTTTCCCTGGGCAGGTGGAGGCTCTATTCACTATGCACGCTGGGAAAGACTCCTTAACCAGTCCATCGAAG CTCTTTTACACATTTTGGCTGCAGTGTATTCGGTTAGATTGCCTGGAAGGGAAAGTCGAGGAAGGGAACCCTTCTTCCAGAACATGCAGCAGATCCTCGATGAGGTCCTTGGGGTGCTTTTACCGGAGCTCAAGGAGAAACCGTTTGCTGTCTTTGGACACAG TTTTGGTGCCATGATAAGCTATGCTTTCACTGAATATGTGCAGAAGGTTTACAATCTCCAGCCTGTACACGTGTTTCTCTCTGGAGCCTCGGCACCTTAC TCTGAAATTAGATTGCAAAGTCCAAACAGAAGCCACCTGTCTGATGAAGAGTTCCTCCAGTGGATGATCTCCCTTGGAGGAACACCTCCTGAAATCCTGGCCAACCCTGAGGCACTGAAGCTCTTCCTGCCAGCCTTGAGATCAGATCTGAATGTAGTAGAGAACTACAG GTGCAGCAGACCAACATCTCCTTTCCTGTCATGTCCAGTTTCATGCTTTGATGGCAAAGAGGATTTGCAACATGACCTACAAG CATTCAAAGCCATGACCAGTGGAGATTTTACTGTACAGATGCTACCTGGATCACACTTCTACCTAAAAGACACAGCAAATGAGAAAGTTATACTGGACTACATCACCAAACATCTCGAGACAGCTGAGATGGCCTACTTGTAG
- the olah gene encoding S-acyl fatty acid synthase thioesterase, medium chain isoform X2 yields the protein MDKVINCFSKRPEAVWRLICFPWAGGGSIHYARWERLLNQSIEVYSVRLPGRESRGREPFFQNMQQILDEVLGVLLPELKEKPFAVFGHSFGAMISYAFTEYVQKVYNLQPVHVFLSGASAPYSEIRLQSPNRSHLSDEEFLQWMISLGGTPPEILANPEALKLFLPALRSDLNVVENYRCSRPTSPFLSCPVSCFDGKEDLQHDLQAFKAMTSGDFTVQMLPGSHFYLKDTANEKVILDYITKHLETAEMAYL from the exons AAAGTCATTAACTGTTTCAGTAAAAGGCCCGAGGCTGTATGGAGGCTGATCTGTTTTCCCTGGGCAGGTGGAGGCTCTATTCACTATGCACGCTGGGAAAGACTCCTTAACCAGTCCATCGAAG TGTATTCGGTTAGATTGCCTGGAAGGGAAAGTCGAGGAAGGGAACCCTTCTTCCAGAACATGCAGCAGATCCTCGATGAGGTCCTTGGGGTGCTTTTACCGGAGCTCAAGGAGAAACCGTTTGCTGTCTTTGGACACAG TTTTGGTGCCATGATAAGCTATGCTTTCACTGAATATGTGCAGAAGGTTTACAATCTCCAGCCTGTACACGTGTTTCTCTCTGGAGCCTCGGCACCTTAC TCTGAAATTAGATTGCAAAGTCCAAACAGAAGCCACCTGTCTGATGAAGAGTTCCTCCAGTGGATGATCTCCCTTGGAGGAACACCTCCTGAAATCCTGGCCAACCCTGAGGCACTGAAGCTCTTCCTGCCAGCCTTGAGATCAGATCTGAATGTAGTAGAGAACTACAG GTGCAGCAGACCAACATCTCCTTTCCTGTCATGTCCAGTTTCATGCTTTGATGGCAAAGAGGATTTGCAACATGACCTACAAG CATTCAAAGCCATGACCAGTGGAGATTTTACTGTACAGATGCTACCTGGATCACACTTCTACCTAAAAGACACAGCAAATGAGAAAGTTATACTGGACTACATCACCAAACATCTCGAGACAGCTGAGATGGCCTACTTGTAG
- the olah gene encoding S-acyl fatty acid synthase thioesterase, medium chain isoform X3 has product MDKVINCFSKRPEAVWRLICFPWAGGGSIHYARWERLLNQSIEALLHILAAVYSVRLPGRESRGREPFFQNMQQILDEVLGVLLPELKEKPFAVFGHSFGAMISYAFTEYVQKVYNLQPVHVFLSGASAPYSEIRLQSPNRSHLSDEEFLQWMISLGGTPPEILANPEALKLFLPALRSDLNVVENYRLAGAADQHLLSCHVQFHALMAKRICNMTYKHSKP; this is encoded by the exons AAAGTCATTAACTGTTTCAGTAAAAGGCCCGAGGCTGTATGGAGGCTGATCTGTTTTCCCTGGGCAGGTGGAGGCTCTATTCACTATGCACGCTGGGAAAGACTCCTTAACCAGTCCATCGAAG CTCTTTTACACATTTTGGCTGCAGTGTATTCGGTTAGATTGCCTGGAAGGGAAAGTCGAGGAAGGGAACCCTTCTTCCAGAACATGCAGCAGATCCTCGATGAGGTCCTTGGGGTGCTTTTACCGGAGCTCAAGGAGAAACCGTTTGCTGTCTTTGGACACAG TTTTGGTGCCATGATAAGCTATGCTTTCACTGAATATGTGCAGAAGGTTTACAATCTCCAGCCTGTACACGTGTTTCTCTCTGGAGCCTCGGCACCTTAC TCTGAAATTAGATTGCAAAGTCCAAACAGAAGCCACCTGTCTGATGAAGAGTTCCTCCAGTGGATGATCTCCCTTGGAGGAACACCTCCTGAAATCCTGGCCAACCCTGAGGCACTGAAGCTCTTCCTGCCAGCCTTGAGATCAGATCTGAATGTAGTAGAGAACTACAG acttgcAGGTGCAGCAGACCAACATCTCCTTTCCTGTCATGTCCAGTTTCATGCTTTGATGGCAAAGAGGATTTGCAACATGACCTACAAG CATTCAAAGCCATGA